Sequence from the Maribacter algicola genome:
GGTTTTCAAGGCTTCGGACCCTTCTTTTGAGTCGGTTTATCTGGTTGCGCCAGAAGTCGGACGGGTCTTCCCCGTCAAGATGTGATGTTTCAATTGTGTCAGGTTGAACCTTATCGGCAGACCTGTTAAACCCCAAATGTTTCCAAAAATCGGCAACTACCGATTTTAATCGCACTAGATACCCCATGCCACTTAAATCTTCTTTACAAAGGTACGATATACCTATTCGTATATGGATATATGACCATTTCATATAATTATCTATAAATAACATTTGTATCGAGGCACCCTACTGAAGCGAAATTCCTCTAACTAAAGGAGAGGTTTCCTTAAAAAAGCTTCACTCCTTGATTAGGGATGGGTGTTCCGCGACAGCAAAACGGGGAGGGTCGGGATAAGACTTTTCGTATTTGCTGGGATTCCGACTTTTGAACGGAAAATAAACACCAATTCATTATCTTCATAGCCCTAAAACCATCCGAAACCATGATACAAAAACTAAGCTGTCTCATCGCACTACTTTTTATTTTACCAACAACCTTAGAAGCCCAACGTAGAAAAAATAGAAATCAATCGGACTATATAAAAGTTCAAGACTCCATGTTCACTAGCCTAAAGTGGCGTAACATTGGCCCTTCAAGAGGTGGTAGAAGTGTAGCCTCCACTGGGGTCGTTGGTGAACCCATGACCTATTATATGGGAACAGTAGGCGGTGGCATCTACAAAACAACCGATGACGGACTTACTTGGAAAAATATTTCGGACGGCTTCCTAAAAACAGGTACCGTAGGTGCCATTGCCGTTGCGGAAAGCAACCCAAACATCGTATTTGCAGGTATGGGCGAACATGCGGCCCGGGGGGTGATGACCTCCATGGGCGATGGGGTCTACAAATCTACCGATGCCGGAAAAACATGGACCCATGTGGGCTTGGATGAAACCCGACATATTTCGGATGTGATCATTCACCCTACCAATCCAGACATTGTTTTTGTTGCTGCCCAAGGAGCCCAATACGGACCCAGTGCACAACGAGGCATCTATAAATCGGTGGATGGTGGTTTCACCTGGGAAAACGTTCTTTTTGTAGATAATAATACAGGAGCCTCCTCCCTATCCATGGATATGAAAAATCCCTTGATTCTGTATGCCGCCATGTGGGAACATAGACGTTATCCCTGGGTAATGGAATCGGGCGGGAAGAATTCGGGCATCTATAAGTCTACTGATGGCGGCTCGACATGGAAACAATTGAAAGAAGGACTTCCTAAAGAGATGGGGAAAATTGGCATCTCCGTTTCAAGGGCCAATCCGGAGAAAGTATTTGCCGTCATTGAGGCCGAAGGCGAAAAAGGCGGTGTGTACCGCTCCGATGATGCCGGTAAAAAATGGACGCAGGTGAACAAGGATCGTATCAACATTGCACGGGCTTGGTACTATATGGAAATTTTTGCAGATCCACAAAATGAAAACATAGTGTATGTCCTCAATGCCCCAGTGACCAAATCCATCGATGGCGGAAAGACCTTTACCCCCGTTCCTACCCCGCATGGGGACAACCATCACTTATGGATCCATCCCCATAACAACCAAATAATGATCAATTCCAATGATGGCGGTGCCAACATTTCAAACAACGGCGGTAAAAGTTGGAGTACCCAGGAGAACCAGACTACAGCACAATTCTATAGGGTAATCACTGATAATTTAGTCCCCTACAATGTGTACGGAGGGCAACAGGACAATTCTACCGTGGCCATCGCCTCCAGGACCAACGATTCCGGTATCGACTGGAAGGATTGGTATCCCGTGGCGGGAGGTGAGAGTGCCTTTTTGGCCTTTGATCCAAACGACCCAAAAATAATCTACGGAGGTACATACCAAGGTAATATCGACAAGTGGGACGCTGCGACCAAGGAATCCAAACCCATCAAACAATATCCGGAACTGGGTCTGAGCATTGCGCCAAAGGATGCGAAATATCGGTATAACTGGAATGCGCCCATCATTACGTCTCCCCATAACCGACAGACCATTTACCATGCAGGGAACGTGGTCTTTAAATCGACCGATGAGGGTATCAGCTGGACCGCCATCAGTCCGGACCTGACCAAAAACGAAACGGACAAGCATGGCCCTGGCGGAACGCCTTTTACCAATGAGGCCGCCGGTGGCGAAAATTACAACACCCTGACCTATTTGGTGGAATCCCCACATGAGGAAGGTGTACTATGGGCAGGCAGTGATGACGGACTTTTGCACATGACCAAAGACGGTGGTCAAAACTGGCAGAATGTAACCCCATCAGGAATTCCCGATGGCATTGTGAACAGCATTGAGGTTTCTCCCCATGACCCGGCCACCGCCTATGTGGTAGTAATGCGCTATAAGTCGATGGACCTCAATTCCTATATTTTCAAGACCACCGACTACGGCGCAACATGGGCCAAAATCGTGAACGGCATCACGGGAGAGCATACCTTTACCAGGGTCGTTCGCGAGGACAAAAAAGTAAAAGGCCTGCTTTATGCTGGTACCGAAACCGGACTTTTTATTTCACTCAACGACGGACAGAATTGGCAGCCTCTACAATTGAACTTGCCCATAGTGCCCATCAACGACCTCATTATCCATGACAATGACCTGGTAGCCGCCACGGCTGGAAGGGCCTTTTGGATTCTGGACGACCTATCGGCCTTACAAAACATACAGACCGTAAAGCAGGCCGTAACCGTTTTCCAACCCAAGGATACGTATTTATTTTTCGGTGGCTATAGTGAAAATCCAGGCCCAGGGGAAGGTTCCAACCCAAAAAGCGGCGTGACTTTCGATTACTATCTGGAAGAAAAACTGGATTCCACCGAACTGAAATTGGAGGTGTTGTACGACGGTAAGGTCATCCGCACCCTAACAAACCAAAAACCAAAAGATTTTAAATCTTGGCCGGGAGGACCCTCCAAACCGGAAGTACTTCCTTCCAAAAAAGGCTATAACCGATTCACATGGAATTTTAGAAGAGACCCTATTGTGGCCGTGGACAAGGTATTCGTTTTGGGAGGCGACCAAGGCGCGACCGTGGCCCCGGGAACCTACACGCTGCGTCTTTCCATGCCCGGAACCACTTCCGAAACGGAAGTCAAAATCTTGGCAAACCCAAACGTAAAGGCAACTCCGGCCGACTATGCAGAGCAACAGGAAATGTTGAACACCATTGATGAAACGGTCGTGGACATACACGAAGCCGTCAATGCAATGCGGTCTGCCAAGGCACAACTGGAAAATTATAAAAAGTTGTTGAAGGATACCGATAGTGCATCGGAGTTACTAAAACAAGGAGATTCCATTATGAAGAGGATTACCCAGTGGGAAGAAAAATTGATACAACCCAAGCAAAAAACGTTTCAGGATGTCATCAACTTTAAGAACCAGCTCAATGCGCAGCTTTTGACCCTAAAAGGCTATATAGACGTGGCCGAACCCAAGGTTACCCAAGGGGCCAAGGAACGCTACAATGATCTATTACAACTTTGGAAGGGATTAAAACAAGAGCAACAAACCATCATTCAAAAAGAAATGGCGGAGTACAATCAAACGTACCGTTCTTTGGAGCTTCCAGCTATTATTATGGAAGAATAAGGATAGAAATATATGGCCGATTTTATCTGCGACCAAACCTTCAAAGCGCAGGATTTCACCAAAACCCGTTTAAAGAAGGCGGAATATGAAAACTGTCGATTTGAGGGATGCGATTTTTCCAATGGTTTTTTAGACAACCAACACTTTATGGAGTGTACCTTTTTGGAATGCAACTTGAGCAACACCAACGTGGTCAATGCCATTTTTAAGGAAGTCCGCTTTGAGCATTGCAAGATGATGGGATTAAAGTTTGAGGACTGTAACGCTCTTTTTATGGACTTCCGTTTTGTGGACTGTACCTTGAATTATAGCTCCTTTTATGGCCTAACGCTGAAAGGGCTTCGTGTGGAGGACACTAAGCTCATTGGGGTGGATTTTACGGATTGTAACTTAACACAGGCCCAATTCGTACGTAGCAACCTTGAAAACGCCGTATTTCAAAACACCAACCTCTCCCAAGCAGATGTAAGCACTTCAACCAATATGATTATAGACCCGGAAATAAACGATTTGTCTAACTGTACGTTTTCTTTGGCAAACCTGCCCGGATTATTGACCAAACACAAAATAAAGGTAGTTTCCTAATGCTTTCCAAAGTCCATCATATTGCCATTATTTGTTCCGATTATGAAAAATCCAAGGAATTTTATACCCAATTTCTGGGATTGACCATTATAAATGAAACCTACCGAACCGAGCGGGATTCCTATAAACTGGATTTGGCCTTAAACGGGGATTATATCCTAGAACTTTTCTCCTTCCCCCAACCTCCAAAGCGTACTTCCAGACCGGAAGCTTGTGGATTGCGACATTTGGCCTTTCAAGTTGGGAGTATCGAAGAAATGGTCATCTATTGCAACCAAAACAATATTGCGGTAGAACCTATCCGAGTGGATGAAATCACCGGAAAAAAATTCACCTTCATCTCCGATCCTGACGATTTGCCCATTGAATTTTACGAGCAATAATTTTATCCATTTGTAAACGGATAATTGTTACCTTGTTGCAAACTAATCATATATGAAACTATTCTTGATTATTTGCTTGTTTCTTGTCCATTCCATAGGTGCACAGAACACCCTTTCTTGGGAAGAAGGAATGGAGTCGCCGGAAGCCACGCTCAAACATGTGGAATGGATGACCGGTCACTGGAAAGGGGAAGCTTTTGGCGGCATTACGGAGGAAATCTGGAGTCCGCCGTTGGGAGGAACCATGATGTTCTCCTTTAAATTGGTAGCGGAAGGCGCCGTAAGTTTTTATGAATTGGGGCACATCCGGGAATTGGACGGAACCTTGTTATTTCAACTGAAACATTTTGACGGTGACCTCTTCGGGTGGGAAGAAAAAGAAGAAACGGTAGACTTTAGGTTGGTGAAGCTTGAGGGAGACAGGGTCTATTTTGACGATTTCACTCTTGAAAGGATTTCGGACCAGGAAGTGAATCTATACGTTGTCATAGAGAATGAAGACGGCTCCCAAGAAGAGGTGCAGTTCAACTACAAAAGGCAATAGATGGCAAAAAGAAAGTGTCTGGAATGTGGGGCTGAAGTCATGGGCAGGGCGGACAAAAAATTCTGCAACGACTATTGCCGAAACGCATACAATAACAAATTCAATAAGGACAGTAAAAACCTCGTACGGAACATCAACAATCGCCTACGAAAAAATTACCGGGTGTTGGACAGTTTCAAACTTACGGACGGTAAAACAAAGACCACAAAAACCCGACTCATGGACAAGGGTTTTGATTTTGAGTACATCACCAATCTTTATACCACCAAAAAAGGAACCACCTACTTTTTTGTCTATGACTTGGGCTATCTGCCCTTGGACAATGATTTTTACATGATCGTAAAGCGGGAATAATAGTCACGAAAACCGCAAAAACAAAAAAATCCGAATCTATGAAAACACTAGTATCCGCAACATGGCTACATCAGCATATAGAAAAACCCAACCTGGTCATTCTAGATGCCAGTTCGGCGACCAATGGACAGACCATTCCAAAGGCTAGGTTCCTGGACCTGGATCATGCTTTTGTGGATACCTCCAGCCCATTTCCCAATACCGTTCCCAATCCAGAACAATTTGAGCTTGCATGTCAAAACCTGGGCATCGACAAGGATTCTGAAATTGTCGTGTTCGACAATAAGGGTATTTATACCAGTCCACGGGTTTGGTGGTTGTTCCAGCTTATGGGACATAGCAGCATTAGCGTTTTGGACGGTGGCCTGCCCGCCTGGATAGAAAATGGTTTTGAAACGGTTACGGAACATTTCAAGCCGACAAAAAAGGGAAATTTTAAGTCGGACTATCAAAAAGATATGGTGATTACCTTTGAGCAGATCAAGGCAAATATCGGGCAACAAAAATTTGTTGTTGTGGATGCGCGGTCGGCAGGAAGGTTCAATGGAACGGCGCCAGAACCCAGAAAACATTTAAAGAGTGGCAGTATACCAAATTCGGTAAATCTCCCTTTTGAGAATGTACTTGAAAATGGCAAATTCAAGTCTGCGGAAGATATCAAAAACCTGTTCCAAAGCATCTTCAAAGAACCCCAAGAGATGGTCTTTAGTTGTGGATCCGGCATTACTGCCAGTATCATTTTATTGGCCAGTGTTATCGGATATGAAAAAAGTCTAAAACTATATGACGGTTCCTGGACGGAATGGGCGGAATTGAACCAACTAACAACTGACAATAAATAGCACGTTTCAGGAAATAGCAAAACCCTTCAAAATTTCAATTTTCAAAAATTCCAAAACGATAGCATTATATTTTGCAGGTTCGTTGGCTAGTCTACATGCTGAAAACATAGCATTGGAACCCAAAAAAAATGCCTCCTTTCGGAAGCACCTTTATTAACTAACTTGGGTTAAAAATTTATTTCCAATTGTGGCCGCTCAGTTTTAGGGCCGCAATGACGATGTCCTTTCTACTGATCTGGCCCACCAAGATACCGTTTCGCATCACGGGTAGTCTTCTTCTGTTATGCTGGGCAAAAATACCGGCAGCATCGAATATTGAAATATCATCGGGGATGGTTTCCACATTTTTTGTCATGAAGTTCTCAACGTTCTTTTCCAAAATAGGCTGATTAAAATAGCGGCTCTCGGAAATTTGCTTCATACAATCGGCCTCTGATATGATGCCCACCAAAAAACCGTTATCGTCCAACACAGGACCACCCGAAATATGATGCTTCGCGAATTTTTCCATGACCTCCAAAATCGACTGATCCGGCCTAAAGGTCACCAATTTGGTAGTCATGTAATCGGCCACCAATATAGGGGCCTCAAATTCCTTTTTAACGGTCTTCCTGATTCCTTGAAAGCTTTTGATTCCCATGAGTATATATTTAGCGGTTGATTAATAAATATATTAAAAAAAAGTTAATATGGTAAAAAAAATAGATGAATGGTTGCATCTCTTTAATATTTAATAATTTTAGACAGAACCGATAACCAATGAAAAAGACATCCTCCGTACTTATTTTGCTCCTCTTGACGTTGGCCGTGTATTGGAGCATTGCTTCACTAATGCCCACATATTCCGCGGATATAGACCTTGAGAGGGATAGCTTTTCCACAGATAGGGCCTTGGCCCAAGTGGAAGCCATTTCCAGGGAACCCCACGGGGTTGGATTTCCCGCACATCAAAAAGTACGTTCCTATATCGTTTCCCAATTGGAAAAGATGGGCTTGCAGACCCAACTACAATCGGGGTATACCTCCGGGGACTGGGCAAACCTTAGTAAGGCTACCAATATTCTGGCCAGAATCAAAGGAACGGGCAAAGGCAAGGCCCTGTTATTGTTGAGCCATTATGATAGCAGTCCGCATTCCTCCTTAGGCGCCAGCGATGCCGCTAGTGGGGTTGCCACCATTTTGGAAGGGGTTAGGGCCTTTTTGGCAAAAAACGAACCCCCTAAAAACGATATTATCATCCTAATTTCCGATGCCGAGGAGTTGGGCCTTAACGGTGCCGATTTGTTCGTAAGGGAACATCCATGGGCCAAGGACGTTGGATTGGTCATCAATTTTGAGGCACGTGGCAGCGGTGGCCCCGGGATTATGCTGTTGGAAACGAACCGTGGCAACTATAATTTGATCAAGGAGTTTACAAAGGCAAATCCGCAATATCCGGTAGCCAACTCACTTTCCTATAGTATTTACAAGTTGTTACCCAACGATACGGACCTAACCGTGTTTCGGGAAAAAGCGGATATCGATGGATTTAATTTTGCCTTCATAGACGACCATTTTGACTACCATACAGCCAAGGATACTTATGAGCGATTGGATAAGAATACCCTTGCCCACCAAGGCAGTTATCTAAGTGCCTTATTGGACCATTTTAGCAACTTGGATTTGAGAACGGTGCGCAGTTTGAAAGATTCCGTCTATTTCAATGTTCCCATTTTTAAAATGGTCTCCTATCCATTTGAATGGATTTGGCCTATGCTCTATTTAGGAATGGCCCTTTTTATTGGGTTGTTGGTATTGGGCATACAAAAAAAAGCCCTGAACGGAAAGGACATCCTTAAAGGTTTTGTCCCCATGCTATTGGCCCTGGTTATCAACGGAATCGTTGGGTACTTTTCATGGGGCGTACTAAAATCAATATATCCGGCCTACGCGGATATCCTGCACGGCTTTACGTATAACGGCCATGCGTACATCCTTGTTTTTGTTTTTTTCTCCTTGAGCATCTGTTTCTACGCCTATCACAAATTTCAGTTGGTTAAAACCCCCAATCTGTTGATTGCGCCCCTGTTTCTATGGTTGGTGATTTGCGGTCTCCTTTGTTTCTATTTGAACGGTGCGGCATTTTTCATCATTCCCGTTTATGCCAGTTTAGCGGCCCTTTATATCCTTATCAATCAAAAGAGTCCTAACGGATTCTTATTGTTGTTCTTGGGCTTGCCGGCTATTTTTATTTTTGCACCCTTCATCCAACTTTTCCCTATTGCACTAGGACTCAAAATGATGGTCGCGAGCACGGTATTCACCACGTTGACCTTCTTTCTGTTGCTACCCTTGATCATACGGTTACGGAACAAAAGGGGCTTGGCATTTTTGAGTTTTTTGTTGTTCCTGGGCTTCTTTGTATCGGCGCATATGAATTCCGGTTTTAATGCCGATACTCCAAAACCCACCAGTTTATTGTATGTATGGGATGTGGATAAAAATGAGAGTCGCTGGGCCACGTATGAAAAGGTGCTATCGGAATGGACACAACAGTATATAGGCGACACCAAGACCCGGCCGCAGAATCTGGCCGAAAATACGATCAGCAGCAAGTACGGATCAGGATTTAGTTATATAGCCGATGCCCCAACGAAGGAGGTCGCCCCGCCGATCATCGAGGTACTATCGGATACCGTTATGGGCACCAATCGGTCTATAAAAATTCAAGTAATGCCCCAACGAAATGTAAACCGATTGGAAGTCTTTACCAACGACACCCCCATTAATAAGGCCATTGTGAACGGTATTGCACTTTCCGATTTCTATCTGAAGGAACGAAGGAACGGAAAATTGGTGACCCACTACATCAGCGATAACGATACGACAAAGCTAGCCCTTGAGTATCCGGTGGAAGCAACACTTGAACTTACCTTTTACGAGGCAAGCAAT
This genomic interval carries:
- a CDS encoding VPS10 domain-containing protein, with protein sequence MIQKLSCLIALLFILPTTLEAQRRKNRNQSDYIKVQDSMFTSLKWRNIGPSRGGRSVASTGVVGEPMTYYMGTVGGGIYKTTDDGLTWKNISDGFLKTGTVGAIAVAESNPNIVFAGMGEHAARGVMTSMGDGVYKSTDAGKTWTHVGLDETRHISDVIIHPTNPDIVFVAAQGAQYGPSAQRGIYKSVDGGFTWENVLFVDNNTGASSLSMDMKNPLILYAAMWEHRRYPWVMESGGKNSGIYKSTDGGSTWKQLKEGLPKEMGKIGISVSRANPEKVFAVIEAEGEKGGVYRSDDAGKKWTQVNKDRINIARAWYYMEIFADPQNENIVYVLNAPVTKSIDGGKTFTPVPTPHGDNHHLWIHPHNNQIMINSNDGGANISNNGGKSWSTQENQTTAQFYRVITDNLVPYNVYGGQQDNSTVAIASRTNDSGIDWKDWYPVAGGESAFLAFDPNDPKIIYGGTYQGNIDKWDAATKESKPIKQYPELGLSIAPKDAKYRYNWNAPIITSPHNRQTIYHAGNVVFKSTDEGISWTAISPDLTKNETDKHGPGGTPFTNEAAGGENYNTLTYLVESPHEEGVLWAGSDDGLLHMTKDGGQNWQNVTPSGIPDGIVNSIEVSPHDPATAYVVVMRYKSMDLNSYIFKTTDYGATWAKIVNGITGEHTFTRVVREDKKVKGLLYAGTETGLFISLNDGQNWQPLQLNLPIVPINDLIIHDNDLVAATAGRAFWILDDLSALQNIQTVKQAVTVFQPKDTYLFFGGYSENPGPGEGSNPKSGVTFDYYLEEKLDSTELKLEVLYDGKVIRTLTNQKPKDFKSWPGGPSKPEVLPSKKGYNRFTWNFRRDPIVAVDKVFVLGGDQGATVAPGTYTLRLSMPGTTSETEVKILANPNVKATPADYAEQQEMLNTIDETVVDIHEAVNAMRSAKAQLENYKKLLKDTDSASELLKQGDSIMKRITQWEEKLIQPKQKTFQDVINFKNQLNAQLLTLKGYIDVAEPKVTQGAKERYNDLLQLWKGLKQEQQTIIQKEMAEYNQTYRSLELPAIIMEE
- a CDS encoding pentapeptide repeat-containing protein, whose amino-acid sequence is MADFICDQTFKAQDFTKTRLKKAEYENCRFEGCDFSNGFLDNQHFMECTFLECNLSNTNVVNAIFKEVRFEHCKMMGLKFEDCNALFMDFRFVDCTLNYSSFYGLTLKGLRVEDTKLIGVDFTDCNLTQAQFVRSNLENAVFQNTNLSQADVSTSTNMIIDPEINDLSNCTFSLANLPGLLTKHKIKVVS
- the gloA2 gene encoding SMU1112c/YaeR family gloxylase I-like metalloprotein, which codes for MLSKVHHIAIICSDYEKSKEFYTQFLGLTIINETYRTERDSYKLDLALNGDYILELFSFPQPPKRTSRPEACGLRHLAFQVGSIEEMVIYCNQNNIAVEPIRVDEITGKKFTFISDPDDLPIEFYEQ
- a CDS encoding DUF6265 family protein, translating into MKLFLIICLFLVHSIGAQNTLSWEEGMESPEATLKHVEWMTGHWKGEAFGGITEEIWSPPLGGTMMFSFKLVAEGAVSFYELGHIRELDGTLLFQLKHFDGDLFGWEEKEETVDFRLVKLEGDRVYFDDFTLERISDQEVNLYVVIENEDGSQEEVQFNYKRQ
- a CDS encoding sulfurtransferase; the encoded protein is MKTLVSATWLHQHIEKPNLVILDASSATNGQTIPKARFLDLDHAFVDTSSPFPNTVPNPEQFELACQNLGIDKDSEIVVFDNKGIYTSPRVWWLFQLMGHSSISVLDGGLPAWIENGFETVTEHFKPTKKGNFKSDYQKDMVITFEQIKANIGQQKFVVVDARSAGRFNGTAPEPRKHLKSGSIPNSVNLPFENVLENGKFKSAEDIKNLFQSIFKEPQEMVFSCGSGITASIILLASVIGYEKSLKLYDGSWTEWAELNQLTTDNK
- a CDS encoding CBS domain-containing protein, encoding MGIKSFQGIRKTVKKEFEAPILVADYMTTKLVTFRPDQSILEVMEKFAKHHISGGPVLDDNGFLVGIISEADCMKQISESRYFNQPILEKNVENFMTKNVETIPDDISIFDAAGIFAQHNRRRLPVMRNGILVGQISRKDIVIAALKLSGHNWK
- a CDS encoding M28 family peptidase, with the translated sequence MKKTSSVLILLLLTLAVYWSIASLMPTYSADIDLERDSFSTDRALAQVEAISREPHGVGFPAHQKVRSYIVSQLEKMGLQTQLQSGYTSGDWANLSKATNILARIKGTGKGKALLLLSHYDSSPHSSLGASDAASGVATILEGVRAFLAKNEPPKNDIIILISDAEELGLNGADLFVREHPWAKDVGLVINFEARGSGGPGIMLLETNRGNYNLIKEFTKANPQYPVANSLSYSIYKLLPNDTDLTVFREKADIDGFNFAFIDDHFDYHTAKDTYERLDKNTLAHQGSYLSALLDHFSNLDLRTVRSLKDSVYFNVPIFKMVSYPFEWIWPMLYLGMALFIGLLVLGIQKKALNGKDILKGFVPMLLALVINGIVGYFSWGVLKSIYPAYADILHGFTYNGHAYILVFVFFSLSICFYAYHKFQLVKTPNLLIAPLFLWLVICGLLCFYLNGAAFFIIPVYASLAALYILINQKSPNGFLLLFLGLPAIFIFAPFIQLFPIALGLKMMVASTVFTTLTFFLLLPLIIRLRNKRGLAFLSFLLFLGFFVSAHMNSGFNADTPKPTSLLYVWDVDKNESRWATYEKVLSEWTQQYIGDTKTRPQNLAENTISSKYGSGFSYIADAPTKEVAPPIIEVLSDTVMGTNRSIKIQVMPQRNVNRLEVFTNDTPINKAIVNGIALSDFYLKERRNGKLVTHYISDNDTTKLALEYPVEATLELTFYEASNDLLNNPQFTIPKRPEDNIPMPFVLNDAILTIQKMKFE